A region from the Dysidea avara chromosome 15, odDysAvar1.4, whole genome shotgun sequence genome encodes:
- the LOC136245819 gene encoding uncharacterized protein isoform X3, which translates to MATRKSSRLASKVKRPTKESSSLEDRHAEAQCCTICLGNIKFRGKLSVCRHQFCYTCIFEWSKNTNTCPLCKKRFRCITRVCVAGTTPPRQVRVPDRNGYHEDDDDDDISDDDVVIDDIRGTIVDYLSHVAPHLQSSRVTDEYDYGDSFIDDSQLTSPNPSPQVHDRIVTRRDSSTHIVVVQSPSPCLHERTRRAYLLDHSDTVELPQSSSTPSGDQHVDDYSVLVIPDTPNQKRVLSPIKDRSTMLSSKRYRKSSSKTPWMSTRRKKQQRTAGRQLQFY; encoded by the exons ATGGCAACGAGAAAGTCTTCTAGACTAGCCAGTAAAGTAAAGAGACCAACGAAGGAGTCGTCTAGCTTAGAAGATAGACACGCTGAAGCACAATGTTGCACTATTTGTCTAGGTAACATTAAGTTTCGCGGAAAGCTGAGTGTTTGTCGTCACCAGTTTTGCTACACTTGTATTTTCGAGTGGTCAAAG AACACCAATACGTGTCCTCTATGCAAGAAGAGGTTTCGTTGCATCACGAGA GTCTGTGTAGCTGGCACTACCCCACCTAGACAAGTCCGAGTTCCAGACAGGAATGGTTATCacgaagatgatgatgatgatgatatcagTGATGATGATGTTGTCATTGACGATATCAGAGGGACTATAGTGGATTACCTGTCTCATGTTGCCCCTCATTTACAG TCCAGTAGAGTAACAGATGAGTATGACTATGGTGATTCGTTCATCGATGACTCTCAACTCACCAGTCCAAATCCTA GTCCACAAGTACATGATAGAATCGTAACAAGAAGAGATAGTAGTACTCATATTGTGGTGGTACAGTCACCTAGTCCTTGTCTACACGAGAGGACAAGAAGAGCTTATTTGTTGGATCACTCTGACACTGTGGAGCTACCCCAGTCAAGTAGTACACCATCTGGTGATCAACATGTTGATGATTATA GTGTACTTGTTATACCTGATACACCCAACCAGAAGAGAGTGCTGTCTCCCATTAAGGACAGGAGTACCATGTTGAGTTCCAAGCGTTACAGAAAGTCCAGCTCCAAAACACCATGGATGTCTACCAGGAGGAA GAAACAACAAAGGACAGCTGGAAGACAATTACAGTTTTACTGA
- the LOC136245819 gene encoding uncharacterized protein isoform X1, producing the protein MATRKSSRLASKVKRPTKESSSLEDRHAEAQCCTICLGNIKFRGKLSVCRHQFCYTCIFEWSKNTNTCPLCKKRFRCITRVCVAGTTPPRQVRVPDRNGYHEDDDDDDISDDDVVIDDIRGTIVDYLSHVAPHLQSSRVTDEYDYGDSFIDDSQLTSPNPNHWSSVLQSPSPRVHSSRRPKRADTSTSTIHSELQSPSPHSRRTRSTSNNTTTSHWDNVLQSPSPQVHDRIVTRRDSSTHIVVVQSPSPCLHERTRRAYLLDHSDTVELPQSSSTPSGDQHVDDYSVLVIPDTPNQKRVLSPIKDRSTMLSSKRYRKSSSKTPWMSTRRKKQQRTAGRQLQFY; encoded by the exons ATGGCAACGAGAAAGTCTTCTAGACTAGCCAGTAAAGTAAAGAGACCAACGAAGGAGTCGTCTAGCTTAGAAGATAGACACGCTGAAGCACAATGTTGCACTATTTGTCTAGGTAACATTAAGTTTCGCGGAAAGCTGAGTGTTTGTCGTCACCAGTTTTGCTACACTTGTATTTTCGAGTGGTCAAAG AACACCAATACGTGTCCTCTATGCAAGAAGAGGTTTCGTTGCATCACGAGA GTCTGTGTAGCTGGCACTACCCCACCTAGACAAGTCCGAGTTCCAGACAGGAATGGTTATCacgaagatgatgatgatgatgatatcagTGATGATGATGTTGTCATTGACGATATCAGAGGGACTATAGTGGATTACCTGTCTCATGTTGCCCCTCATTTACAG TCCAGTAGAGTAACAGATGAGTATGACTATGGTGATTCGTTCATCGATGACTCTCAACTCACCAGTCCAAATCCTAACCACTGGAGTAGTGTACTACAATCCCCTAGTCCTCGTGTACATAGTAGCAGGAGACCAAAAAGGGCTGATACCAGTACTAGTACTATTCATAGTGAACTACAGTCTCCTAGTCCCCACAGTAGAAGGACAAGATCAACCAGTAACAATACAACTACCTCACATTGGGATAATGTACTACAGTCCCCTAGTCCACAAGTACATGATAGAATCGTAACAAGAAGAGATAGTAGTACTCATATTGTGGTGGTACAGTCACCTAGTCCTTGTCTACACGAGAGGACAAGAAGAGCTTATTTGTTGGATCACTCTGACACTGTGGAGCTACCCCAGTCAAGTAGTACACCATCTGGTGATCAACATGTTGATGATTATA GTGTACTTGTTATACCTGATACACCCAACCAGAAGAGAGTGCTGTCTCCCATTAAGGACAGGAGTACCATGTTGAGTTCCAAGCGTTACAGAAAGTCCAGCTCCAAAACACCATGGATGTCTACCAGGAGGAA GAAACAACAAAGGACAGCTGGAAGACAATTACAGTTTTACTGA
- the LOC136245801 gene encoding tripartite motif-containing protein 2-like, translating to MCVRGKPATSICVECSTFQCEECSEFYKYSREHQGHHMMMLKEIRSEKKDVTVQPKPKPMLCEEHDMELNFYCETCEQLVCHHCTTTEHRLEDGHKHNTVKKMANKQRAELNKMMEPVEKMIDGLAKAHEKVSAARDKIGSQATEVEQQIHVYYGELQQRINQQRNDLMKELREVSTQKKKAVSLQLKQLEYAQAQLENVKELSEAVKSGSDQEVLFVKKQVAEDVKRLTSDYNKLNTEPVELANMEFIQENWSIPLLGNMFHGNDSFNTIVSYYPPDVKLGQEVKWSVVTKDENRHPCSKGIYTITVQAQSRTELITVPITDNEDGSYTASFVPGQTGKLTLTVMLNDNFSSCCTYQVCPYYEPNKIVSNDGMSGEPQGIAFGKDGIWAVVYYTGYSSSNDYNDCVCIYDMQYYLIRKIESRNCRDAQFRNSRGLAFDANNHLYVVDSSNSRVLKFNINGGYLLQFGKRGSGDGMLYNPSGITAHDDRIFVAYQGNNKCIAVFHCDGQFIHTIGSGQLSSPRDVAVTNNNQLLVADSGHHCISIFTLDGNYVGKIGTQGSDRDQLSNPTSVTVDKNGFIMVVTENYICVSVFDKDGVFLYQFGSFGSNAGQFRQPQGIACSPNGSVYVSDGGNKRIQIFSDY from the coding sequence ATGTGCGTTAGAGGTAAACCAGCAACTTCAATCTGTGTTGAGTGCTCAACTTTCCAATGTGAAGAATGTAGCGAGTTCTACAAGTACAGTAGAGAACATCAAGGTCATCACATGATGATGTTGAAGGAGATACGATCCGAGAAGAAAGATGTCACTGTACAACCTAAACCCAAACCAATGTTATGTGAGGAACATGACATGGAACTGAATTTCTACTGTGAAACATGTGAGCAGTTGGTGTGTCACCATTGTACCACTACGGAGCATCGTCTTGAGGATGGTCACAAACACAACACTGTGAAGAAGATGGCTAACAAGCAGAGAGCAGAGTTGAACAAGATGATGGAACCAGTAGAGAAGATGATTGATGGACTAGCCAAAGCACACGAGAAAGTCTCTGCCGCCAGGGATAAGATTGGGTCACAGGCCACTGAGGTTGAACAACAAATTCATGTTTACTATGGAGAGCTGCAGCAACGAATAAATCAGCAACGAAATGATCTAATGAAAGAGTTACGTGAAGTATCTACACAAAAGAAGAAAGCAGTTTCACTACAACTAAAACAGTTGGAATATGCACAGGCACAACTGGAAAATGTGAAGGAATTGAGTGAAGCTGTGAAGAGTGGATCAGACCAAGAAGTATTGTTTGTGAAGAAACAAGTAGCTGAAGATGTGAAGAGGTTAACAAGTGACTACAACAAGTTGAACACTGAACCAGTAGAATTAGCAAATATGGAATTCATCCAGGAAAACTGGTCTATTCCATTACTTGGCAACATGTTTCATGGCAATGATTCTTTCAATACAATCGTATCATATTATCCACCTGATGTAAAGTTAGGTCAGGAGGTGAAGTGGTCGGTTGTGACCAAGGACGAGAATCGTCATCCATGCTCTAAAGGGATCTACACGATCACAGTACAAGCACAATCAAGAACAGAACTCATTACAGTTCCAATAACAGACAATGAAGATGGTAGCTACACAGCATCTTTTGTGCCTGGTCAAACTGGAAAATTGACATTGACAGTAATGCTGAATGACAATTTTAGTAGTTGCTGTACTTACCAGGTATGTCCATACTATGAACCTAACAAGATAGTTAGCAATGATGGGATGAGCGGTGAACCACAGGGTATTGCATTTGGTAAAGATGGTATTTGGGCAGTTGTGTACTATACTGGTTACAGTAGTAGTAATGATTATAAtgattgtgtatgcatatatgatATGCAATACTATCTGATTAGGAAAATTGAGTCCAGAAATTGCAGAGATGCACAGTTTAGGAATTCTAGAGGATTAGCATTTGATGCCAATAACCACTTGTATGTGGTTGATTCTAGTAACAGCAGGGTGCTAAAGTTTAATATCAATGGTGGATATTTATTGCAGTTCGGTAAACGTGGATCTGGTGATGGTATGTTATACAATCCATCAGGTATCACAGCACATGATGATAGAATATTTGTTGCTTATCAGGGTAATAATAAATGCATCGCTGTGTTCCATTGTGATGGTCAGTTTATCCACACTATTGGGTCAGGTCAGTTGAGTAGTCCTCGAGATGTAGCAGTTACCAATAACAATCAGCTGCTTGTTGCTGACAGTGGTCATCACTGCATCTCCATCTTTACTCTTGATGGTAACTATGTGGGCAAGATTGGTACACAAGGTAGTGATAGGGATCAGTTGAGTAATCCAACCAGTGTGACTGTTGACAAGAATGGCTTCATTATGGTGGTAACAGAGAATTACATTTGTGTATCAGTCTTTGACAAAGATGGTGTCTTCTTATACCAGTTTGGGTCCTTTGGCTCTAATGCTGGTCAGTTTCGACAGCCTCAAGGAATAGCCTGTAGCCCTAATGGTAGTGTTTATGTCAGTGATGGCGGAAACAAGAGGATCCAGATTTTCTCTGACTATTAA